cctttatccaaaaaaaaaattatactaatgttgacaaatataattcataagacttggagttatttgaataaagagagaaaaaaatgatgatttagagtatttgtatgtttttatcaaaataatttgaatttatttaaaaatgagtgGTGGTGTTCTTGAGAAtgacataaatttttttattttattttataaataacggtaaacaatattaatataatgataaaatgaatactttttttaaataaacaatattttatattttgattaataatatgatttaatgtattgataatatgattttttaaaattaagtcaaacaaaaaatttatcaaaaattcggataaaattaaaaaaaaaatcttaagatCATACAAGCTCTTAAATtagaatcaaaatattaaattttattatttctcctattaaaaaagaattaatttttttaaaaaactatttataccaaacaaagattattcaaataagcCGAAATcccaaaacaatatatataaatgaattggtTGGCACTATGAAGTGGACCTTGTTTagtcaaagaaaaaataatgatgcCTACTTAAATATACATAACTCCCAAGTCCCACCACCATCCatccattaataatattaatggtcctgtttgattttaaaaataaatagggCGTTTTGAACTGTCAACAAACTTCCTCAATTCTATTAAATGCTTAAATTTAAATGCTTAAAACGCTCAAACTTCATAAAAATAAGTTGAAAACTATAGTATTACActtttttaaaacaaacaagGACTAAAAGTTGGAATAAAAAAATGGCAATAATAATATTGCCACCAACTCCGAATGCATCCACTTTCTCCGATAAATAGCGCTTGTAGGACCCGCTTCCTTTTCCGGGTCAACCcatcaaacataattatataatttatttttattttaactccTTTATTCATAAGAGAAagttatatgataattatattttgtctttacatttttttatctgaATTTGGATGATTATGTTTggattgattttatatatatatatatatatatataatttgagtgAAAGCTTAATCTCTTGACATTTTATctcttacaaattaattatttaattgtactagtagaataaaattaaataaatatataaaattcctcgtataatttaaaaaaaaaattattgtagtAAACTAGTATTATTCTATAATCATCACATctactttaaattaaaaatagacgAGAATAACTAgtaattttgtgttttcttaatataattaaagaacaGTTAACATGACACACTAGTCATACCCTCTTAAGAGTTTATTTGCTTAAAATATTATacgtattttatttatttatttattcacttagGTAATTTAAGTGTCAAGAATAAttcataagaaataaaaaatgtcatcatacattataataataatattatatgaaatattattatataatattttgatagagCGTTATTAACGGTAAAATTCTTAGGTAAAATTCTTATCGATGATATATGTATGAAaataagttgtattatgttaaaatattgtCGTATTAGTCACAAATATGTTGAAtcaacaactcacttacttttacaTTGTTGACGAGTGAATagtatttgaaatattttgtgtagTATTACTGAAATTTACTAGGTGATGTCTAATACTTGGATAATTATcgaaaaatttaatatttttatttatttttttataataatattatatgaaatattattatataatattttgataaaacgATATTAATAGTAAACTTCTTAtcgatgatatatataaaaaaaactatattaggGTAAGTCATTATTGGATGGGTCACGAGTTTTCGCATTGTAAATAGTCACCTgatattttgcaggttaatgaGAAATGAAAAATTTAGATTGATATGAGTTATATATGATAGATCTATAGAgtaatatctaaataattttggcaggtgaaatatattattgttaattaaattatattaataaaatataattataaataaaataataagtgcTTATCTTATGATCGCTTTCAATTGAGGTAATATAGTTTTCCCATAAGCTACGCAAAGAAAGCAAATGGACAAAGAAATAAGGAAAGTCAAAAACAGATAAGAGGAGCGATGAATAATGAATGGACAAGAGAAGAGAATACAGAATTCATTCGTCAAACCTAAAGCAAGAGAGAGAAACCGTCATTTTCAAGCAGCCTGCAAATAATAAAGAAGACGAACAAGAacaaagaaggaagaagaagacgatgatgaaTTCCTAGAGAGACaatctcaaataataatattaatattacttttCGGTTTCATTTCTTCACAATTCATTCACACATACGACGTTTTCCATCCAGATTCCGTCGTAGATTCATTCATTGATTGATTCATCGATTAGATAGAAGATAGATTATACTATTACGATTTTGATTTGTTCTAAGTCCTTGCTAATCTGTTTAGAGATCTATGGCGTCGGCTGCAATATTCTCCTCGCTCCGTCGTAGGAGATCGCCTTCGCTTGAGGCGTTCTTAGCGCCGGTAGATCTAACCGGCGTTGCTCTCATTGAAACCCTAGCCGCAGTTGCATCTGAGCTTCAAACGACGTTTTCCGATAAGAAACTTCCCTTTCAACGAAGGAATTCGCGTTCTCTGATTCGTAAGGTTGAGGTGTTCATCATACTGTTGGAGTTTCTTCGAGATTCGCGTTCTATTTTGCCTACATCGGCGGTTCTGTGTTTCAAGGAGCTGTATCTGTTGATGTATAGGTCGAAGTTACTTCTGGATTACTGCTTCCACTCGAGTAAGTTATCGCTACTGCTTCAGAATCATTCTATATCTGGCAATTTTCATGATCTTAATCAGGAGATTTATACACTTTTGGATGTTCTTCCATTGGATGAACTCAATTTAAGTGATGATGTTGGAGAACAAATTGAATTGATGCAAAAACAGGCTAGAAGGTCTAAATTGTTAATAGATAAACATGATGAAGCATTAAGGTTGAATTTCTTTTCATTCCTGGATGAATTTGAGAATGATCGAATTCCAGATCCTGTTGAGTTACAATCGTTTTACGTCGAAAAACTAGGGTTCCAAAGCCCGAAAGATTTCGTAGCTGAGATTGAGTTTCTCGAAGAACAAATCAATCACGATGGAGACCTTGAACCAACTGTATCCGTTCTGTATGGATTCGTAGCATTAACACGATACACTCGGTTCTTATTGTTTGGATTTGAGGATGAAGAGGTTGAATTAGAATCAaggaagacgaagaagaagcCTAAGAAAGGTCTGGTTACTCAAGAAATTGCAGAAACATTCTTCACCGTTCCAAAGGATTTCTGCTGCCCAATCTCACTCGAATTGATGAGAGATCCCGTGATAATATCAACCGGACAAACCTATGATCGAGCCTCTATATCGAGATGGATGGACGAAGGCCACACCACCTGCCCTAAAACAGGACAAGTTCTTCTTCACAACAGGATCGTATCAAATCGAGCTCTTCGAAATCTAATAAACCAATGGTGCATCGCCCACGAAATCTTCTACGATCCATCAGATAACGCAGACTCTCATTCGGAATCCCTAGCACCAGCTTCCGCGAGCAAAGCCTCGATTCGAGCCAACAAGGCGACCACGAGCATCCTTATCCAACAGCTAGAACAGGGAACAGAATTCGTGAAAACCATAGCAGCAAGAGAGATACGTTTGTTAGCGAAAACGTGTAGACAAAACCGCGCAGACATTGCAGAGGCGGGAGCGATCCCTCATCTGAAAGCGCTGTTATCGTCTCCAAATCCCGTCGCGCAGGAAAACAGCGTAACCGCCCTTTTGAACTTGTCGATATACGAGAAGAACAAGGCGGTTATAATGGAGGGCGGTTGCTTGCGTTCGATAGTCGAAGTGTTGAGATTCGGCCATACAACCGAAGCTCGAGAGAACGCCGCAGCCACATTGTTTAGCCTATCCGCGATTCACGAATTCAAGAAGAGAATAGCGGAAGAAGACGGTGCCATCGAAGCTCTTTCCCGTCTATTGAGAGAGGGAACGCCACGAGGAAGGAAAGACGCGGTCACGGCCTTGTTCAATCTCTCAACGCACGTGGATAACTATCAAAAAATGGTGGATTTCGGCGCGATAACCGCGTTGGTTTACACCCTCGGGGTCGAGGGTATCGGGGAGGAGGCTGCAGGGGCGTTGGCATTGATCGCGAGGCAACCTGTTGGTGCGGAGGCGGTTGGGAACGAGGAGATGGCGGTTAatggtttgatcggtttgatgcAATGCGGTTCTCCGAGGGCGAAGGAGAACGCGGTTGTGGCATTGTTGGAATTGTGTAGGACGGGTGGGACGAATGCTGCGCATAGGGTGTTGAGGGCTCCGGCTCTGGCCAATTCGCTTCAGAAACTTTTGTTTACGGGGACGAAACGGGCGAGGAGAAAGGCGGCGTCTCTTGCTAGGGTTTTTCAAAGGTGCGAACATTCGTCGTCTTTGAGTTCCGGGCAAGGTAGTAGGGATGCTGGTTTTGGTGGGGAGGTATCTGTTTCAATGTCAATTTCTGTTCCTgttgtatgatttaaattaatttcagaTTAGTTTAGCTTAAGTAATTCCTCATCCTACTACTCCCCAAGtttaaatttgatcattttttgttgttgtaaaaaaaaccctaaaattCTTTTATTGGTATATCAAAGGAAAGGGAAGAAGAATGAATATAGTAGGGAGATTGGTTGGTTATAAATTTCTATATGTTTTGTTCAATATGATATAGAAATTGATATGGTTTCTCTTATGAATacattaattgtttaataattttacattaatattaatataacttttttaatttttaaatgagaaaaaatggAACAACTTGTTTGTTTTgggttataaaataattgagttatttattatataggAACTAGTAAACATTTTATACTTGGGCCTCTTtgggtttatttgaataaaattggtttggtataaaaaattaaaaaatagatttatttgataaattatttttaaaggttattaatatataataaaaaaatattttagtatttttaataatgaattaagtgatgtgattaatgaaaaatgatgattttttaaaaatttatttgaaaataatttaactaataagATTTTGTTGTCCattattacatttatatataaaattaataaccaaATTATAGCTAAAGTCATTCTAATTCAAAGTTAAGATTacataatatgataatatatataaaaaaatcacaagTTATTCATCTTAAAATGATAATCAATAGTTAAGTTTAATCATAATTactttcaataaaattttaagggATGTTTATTTGTGCGAGTTTTATAGTGACTGGTGagataaaaatagttaaagtattaatttataatgatatatattcataaaaataagagaacatttaatatttttaaataagacaaCTATAAGATAAGATTGTGAATggtgtgaaaatatttttataaaaccaaTAGGAACAAAGTCAACAATGTTTAGGTTGTTTGTTTTGGAGTTATTTGGGactttttaaacttattttatattatgtattatttcataatgatggctattatttgtttttaaattataggGTCTAAAAATAACTTTGTACTCAGGTAAATAACTTGAGATAATGTTAGCAtactttattaaaaacaaattataatttccctatgtatatatattatttttttagaccATAATAGGGTAAATAGTTAAGTTTGTAAGTTTGATTTATCTTATCCTCAAACTTATTCATTCCAACTTATTATTCTTAGATATGTTTGATATAGTACCTCTTATAATCAGCTTATTCGTTCcagtttattcaatttattatcatataacttttatttttgagtGCGACTAATCCTTGCGAGTTAAGTACATAACCCGCAAATACACTTAACCATTAACCAAATATAAAACTTGTCACATGACGAACTCAAACCCACGACTTTAAGGAGGCTGAAGATATTCATTTCTTGTTGCCTCTAGGTTAAAAGAGGAGATATGATTCAACTTATACTTAACTTCTTCGCTCCAACTTCAGTTAGAGGAtggaaatagagaaaaaaattgcgtttaactctaaaatatatttaattataattttttatgttaattacgCAAAATTACTATAGTAACATAGAAGGACGGATCATGTAGGTTcctgaattctttatttttttaatcgtaAAAATGAGAGATCacccttatttttttatatattttttaatttaattcaatatttgtttatctaattattaaaaaaatgacgaaatttacttttattaactaatttaatccaaaattttTCGTTATGTTTTATGTTCACCCCAATTTTTTTGAAGACCACCCAACTCAGATTTTTGAATCCGTCCCTAATAACATATTGATATTGTTAGGTAACCTTaaagatattaaattatttaaataactcttatcaaataattaagGCAATAATAGAAACTCAATTTACTAAATACATTGAAAATTTGAGATCAAATGAAACCATAATCTATTTTAACATAAGAAACCAGATAGGTGCAAACACTTGTAATAAAACTATCACTTTCATATAGTCATAATCACAGACTCTTAAAACGACGACGTATATCCAGCTGTATATTTAAGTATTAACATGCACGAGCGGGCCCACCAGCCTCCCTTTAAAAAGACTAAACACGTGCATGACCCGCAATTCCAGGACAACAAAATGTAATAAAGTTATCCAGTGGCATTCTCGTTATTTACTCTCTCTATCAAggtcaataatatattaatatctcaTCCCTTTTATATTTTCCTATCCATCTTCATTTATTTggatctctctctttctctctctgtaacTGCCTGCCGGCGAAGTTCACCGGATAGATCCTATATTCCGGCGACGGTTGATTTAGCTCCGGTTGAATTTATCTGTATTATCAGAGGCTATATGACATCGGGATCGAGGCTTCCAACATGGAGGGAGAGAGAGAACAACAAGAGGAGAGAAAGGCGGAGGAGAGCGATCGCTGCTAAGATCTATACTGGATTGAGGATGTACGGGAACTATAAGCTTCCGAAACATTGCGATAACAACGAAGTTCTTAAGGCACTTTGTAGAGAAGCTGGATGGATCGTCGAAGAAGACGGCACAACTTATAGAAAGGTACGAGTATTATGCTTCTTACGGTGATTGATTATAGATCTGCATAGAATACGACTTAATTAAGCTAGCTTTTGTATCGATTAAGTTGATTGATCTCGTCCAATCGTGATTACTGAAATTAGATGATTTCTTTGCTGTTACGATGATTATCTATGGATGATCGTCGTTTTCTGTTACGATGATTACTGAAATTAGTCTTTGCTAATTGctatggatgatgatgatttctgCATCCATAACTGCTGCTGAAAGTTTTACCGGAGCAATAAAACAGTTGATTAGTTAGTAGTGACGGAGGATGCCGTGAAAATCGTCCTTTCGTCGTGGTCGTTCGATTGATCTGTCAACGAATGAATGGCGCGAAGCACGAAGATTCCTTGTGACAGTCagtcattataataataaagtatacGAACCAGAAAATTACTGATGAGAGACGATATTACCccttgagaattttgaaatcGTTACTTCCTTTAGACCGTTAAAGAATACGTCAAAATTGGCTTTCTTTGGACATTTTTGTCTTTCCAAAACAATCTTTTGACCTCTATTCAGAAAACGTCAGTTGCTTTAGCTGCAAATAAAGTGAATTCTTTTCTTTATAGTTCCCCGTGAAATACTCTAGCCTCTTTTCTTGTGATCAACTTTTTATGCTTTTAATCATGTTCTTTAGATCCTCCCTCTCCCACATGCGTAAAGTTGAGGCTGGATATTGCTTTGTGGGCCATATGAATTTGCTGTTTTACAGTTGGCTAATATGTTTGTTTGATCATCACCCATGAGTGAATCATTGAGATAGAGACTAGTTTCTTGGATTCCAAAATATACATAAAAGTGTGGGGCTTATTGTTATATAGGCTAATTAGGTCGAATCCAGGTATTCATTGCTGGTGGTTGAATGATTATATATAGtctattttgtcacaatctctTCTTTTGTTATAGAATTATTCAGATCATgatataaattaagttatacAAGCTACATGATAATAGGGGTAAATGAGTGAAGTAGTTCTAGTAGATCGAATTGTCAAACGGGCCGAGTTCGAGTATATATTTGGGTACTTGATTGAGTTCGAGTATATATAATGTAAATCGAGTATAGTTTAAGTAGTATGGTGCTTGACTCGACTCGTTTACCTCCCTAGTTGAGAAGAAAATTTGTATGCAAACATGTGAGGATAGACTTTTATCATAATTCTTTAGTTCTATCCTCATATCCCCAGTTCTCTCATTTACaatttattgttttgtgtaTTTATTGGGTATTATTGTCTGATTTGTATGTCCATTTATATCTTATccaatcttataaaatttagacCTTTGTTTGACTTGTTTTTGTGAACTAAATACAGGGATGTAAACCTGCTGAAAACATGGACATAATAGGTTTATCAGCAAATGCAAGTCCATGTTCATCATCATACCAACCGAGCCCCGCCTCATCTTCCATACCGAGCCCAATCGCATCCCACTACGCTGCCTATGCAAATGGCGACGCCGATCCAAACTCTCTCATTCCATGGCTGAAAAAGCTGTCATCCGGCTCATCCTCAAGCTCCTTACACCAACTTCCCAATCAGTTCTTCATCCACGGCGGTTCCATAAGTGCTCCTGTAACTCCCCCGTTAAGCTCTCCAACTGCACGAACTCCGAGAATGGACACATGGGCCGAGCAACACTTTGCCTTCCTCCCGTCTTCAACTCCGCAGAGCCCTGGACGACAAACACCTCCTGATTCGGGGTGGATGTCGGGGGCTCAGACACCAATAGACGGGCCGGCCTCTCCGACTATTAGTCTTGTGTCGTCGAATCCGTTTGGTTTCAAGGAGGGGATGTCGGGTGCGGGTTCTCGAATGTGGACTCCCGGACAGAGTGGGACTTGCTCTCCCGCGGTTGGTGGTGCGGGGTATGATAGAATTATGGGGGATGTTATCATGTCCGACGAGTTCGCGTTTGGAAATAACGCATTCGGGTTGGTTAATGCGTGGGAAGGTGAGAAAATACACGAGGAATGCGGAGCCGATGATCTTGAGCTCACGCTTGGCAACTCAAATACCAGGTATTAGCTTGTCTTTTTgttggttatttaaaaataatctgtgaaaaattgaattatttgagtACATATCGACTATTTTAATGATGGAACAaaagaatatttgaaattatactttattttttaaaatgaaattttgaattggctggcttataatttatttaaattttacagaTAAGATGAAGTTATGGTGGGAGAAATGatgttatgtatttatttatttatcatcttttttaattttatttttgttagtttaTATGAGAGGAGAACCGGTTGTGATGTAACATTTACCATTTGGCTGGAGAGAGAAATGTAAATTTTcagattacaaacaaaaaatttaaattttatgctTTCCATTATTCTTTCAGTAAATTTTTCACCATTGTTTTTTTCcaaattcattcattcattcaatgctatattgttaattgatttgatttatttttaaatagttgtAAGAACTatgaaatttcaaatatatgttcTTTGAGGTTTCTGGAGCTTGATTAGTTGTGTAAAATAGAATCTTAATCTagtaagttaaatattcaatcattattataaaatgtttaaataagattagactatcatatttttaaatagttgtAAGAACTatgaaatttcaaatatatgttcTTTGAGGTTTCTGGAGCTTGATTAGTTGTGTAAAATAGAATCTTAATCTagtaagttaaatattcaatcattattataaaatgtttaaataagaTTAGACTATCATATTTCAAGATCCAAGTAATCCAATTAGGTTAGGTtgttatataaatgaataaaattataaattagggtGGTAGATGTAGTGTATTTGTTAAACTGACAcgagtttttatataattttcaaccgaaaaattcattttcaaactcatttttggtgtaaatgtcacATGAAACAGTAATTCTTCTCCAACAACCGAAAAATCCattctcaaacttaaaaaaaaattcttataatattcttctttacataaacttttataactttttaatattatcccatatattttacaaatttataaattacaaaacaatattataatataatttaattattttaaatttaattataaattaattataaaaattcattaataaatttttataattatatttataattattctataattatatatatatatatatattaaaataaaatatttttttaaaatattattataatttttaaaatattattataaatttatgttatataaaaaatattatataaatgaattaaattgtatacataaattaaattaataaattatataaataagtttaatataaaatataggataaaaatataaataaataaaacatataaataaattaaaatataaataacttatataaataagtttaatatataaaaaactaatgaaataaaagttaaaggactgaattgtaaaataaaattatgcgTAAGCGTTTGCCTAAGGTACAAACGCATATTTGCGTGCTTTGGAGAGAGGAAATGAGAAATCTCATTTTgcgttttttttatttggttggATGATAAATCCTATTTTGGGTTTGTGTTTCGAGTTTCAATAGATATGGTCTTAGAGCATCTCCAACAGTACTGAAAACGCATACCTAAAATGGGTTTTCTCCTCCAACTAAACTGCAAAACCAAACCCAAAATaagatttctcattttctctcttaaaaaaacacaaatatgcGTTGCTACTGttcacaaacatatatatatatatatatatatattttgcatttTAGCCCTTtaacttttacttaattaattttatatattaaacttacttatataatttatttatattttaatttatttatattttaatttgtttatatgttttatttatttatattttatttttatcttatattttatattaagtttatttatataattattaatttaatttatataatattttttatataacataaatttataatataattaaaaagaattataataatattaaaaaaaaatactttaatatatatatatattatatatattattttaataaatttttataattaatttatatttaagtttaaaatatttagatgatattataatattgtggtgtaatttataagtttgtaaaagatatgggtaatattaaaaagttataaaagttgatgtaagaaagaatattataagaatattcttttgggtttgagaataggtttttcggttggagtagaattactgtttgatgtgacatttataccaaaatgagtttgaaaatgaatttttcgGTTAGAGATGGTCTTAgaaattcaaactcatttttaaactttgtCCCAAATAATCATTTTCTAATCACTTATTTCTACAGACTCATTgcacataattaatttaaaaataatgtcttatcaatctttaataaaatatataagaagtacaaaatatttaaatgaacgAAATGAgacttatatttaatttttcaattcaTATCTCTACAACAATCAAACTTTTTGGTGAAATGTTTATAATTAAAGATCTTGGTTagatataacatttttatagtATGAAAATAACAAGCATTACTTCACGACTATTTCTATCTCAAACAAAGTACATTAATGACATCCTTAATAGTGCTTATATTAATAGTGCTTATATGCTCATGTTAAGGGAATAAACACCTAAGGGACTAAACACACATATTACTTTGTGTTTCTCTATTTCTCAACATGACAATTGTTAGAATacaatatattatcaaaatattataaattgttataatatcttacaaatatattatctttatattataacatttctTTTCAAATTCAAGATAGAAAGGACTTGAATAGCTTGAGATTGAAGACGAAATATTGATGATGTATACTTTAAGCTTTAGAAACTCGTGAACTCCATCAAGTTACAGGATAACAGTGTGTTAACTGATAAACCAGCGAAGGTGTAGAATCCATAAACGTtccaatcaataattttttcaatcataTCTAGTTGGAATAACATTTTCTCggttttgagacatgttttcttACTTACATATAATCCTGCGGTAGATCATTTAACTTCTTCAGCTGACAATGTTGGTAGTTTTTCGATAAAGAAAGACTCGTGTGAAAAATATACGGGAGGGGTGAAATCTCGTGCACATTAGACCACACTTTAGTCTCTAATTCAAGGACCTCCTTCgtgaaagatttatttttatccatcATCATATTATGTCGAGAATTCTACTTGTATATTCTCGTTGACATCATAATTTGACTAAAAATCCACTGAATCCTCATCAGACACATCATAAATAAAAACTGGTGATTCAAAAACATTAATCTCAGAATAAAGTGTTCTAATAGGATTGATTTGGATTATATCTTCTATATgagaccaaaatttattttctaactcTTCAATCGTTTCTTTCTTGGACAACAAATCTGAAATATGACGAGGAGTTGATGAATTCACCTCTTGATATACCACCACCTGCCTATTCTTCATTCGGGTAATCATCGCAACCCGAGGTGTGTGAAGACGGATGTCTCGTCTCATCCTCATGAGAAACTATTGAATCATTTAATATATCCTCGTCATGCTCAACCACCCTCCCGAGCATATCAAATCTCTTCGAATTTGTTAATCTTTCAACATCAACAAGGCTAGCCAAAGAGATCCGATTAACATAAAATTGTGTTCCACACGTAGTGGACACCTCCGACACGGACAgatttgatgatgaagaagaccCCGAAGAAGGAGACACAATAATAAGACGTTCATGACACACCATCACTTTATATAATGTGTTCCGTTATCAACCCAAATAGATTCAGAGTAACGATTATGTAGATCAGAATAACACACCTTAATTCTAACACAATCGTTCTCATGTACTAATTGATTTTTCTCATCGAATTCAATAAACCCCCCAAGATCATTACCGGCCCGACTAAGAAGATCATGATTCCACATATTTGTTGTTATCCCAAACAATCGAATTCATGTACATTTCCTATCTACGAGTGTTCTTATGTTGTGTTTGGTCTTACGACACATGTATTTTCAATATTAACTGATAGATCATCAATGAGTCATCGAATTCCTTCATCGACTAAGGTTTAATACGTTTATCAATTAACATAATAAACGTTCTTTTAAATTCTTTCCACATATCAACATATCTTGCACGAGAATTAAATTCATACCAAAAGACGCTCTCATTAGGTCCGATCCCAAGTTACCCTCGCTATCTCTCGTATTTCTATTACAACAAACCTACACTCTTAGCACGCATTTTCCTTTCCAAATAACAATTTCAACCACTTAATTCTGGAATCATGAAAAAGAAAAGGAGGAAactaaccaaacacaaa
This is a stretch of genomic DNA from Impatiens glandulifera chromosome 4, dImpGla2.1, whole genome shotgun sequence. It encodes these proteins:
- the LOC124934059 gene encoding U-box domain-containing protein 17: MASAAIFSSLRRRRSPSLEAFLAPVDLTGVALIETLAAVASELQTTFSDKKLPFQRRNSRSLIRKVEVFIILLEFLRDSRSILPTSAVLCFKELYLLMYRSKLLLDYCFHSSKLSLLLQNHSISGNFHDLNQEIYTLLDVLPLDELNLSDDVGEQIELMQKQARRSKLLIDKHDEALRLNFFSFLDEFENDRIPDPVELQSFYVEKLGFQSPKDFVAEIEFLEEQINHDGDLEPTVSVLYGFVALTRYTRFLLFGFEDEEVELESRKTKKKPKKGLVTQEIAETFFTVPKDFCCPISLELMRDPVIISTGQTYDRASISRWMDEGHTTCPKTGQVLLHNRIVSNRALRNLINQWCIAHEIFYDPSDNADSHSESLAPASASKASIRANKATTSILIQQLEQGTEFVKTIAAREIRLLAKTCRQNRADIAEAGAIPHLKALLSSPNPVAQENSVTALLNLSIYEKNKAVIMEGGCLRSIVEVLRFGHTTEARENAAATLFSLSAIHEFKKRIAEEDGAIEALSRLLREGTPRGRKDAVTALFNLSTHVDNYQKMVDFGAITALVYTLGVEGIGEEAAGALALIARQPVGAEAVGNEEMAVNGLIGLMQCGSPRAKENAVVALLELCRTGGTNAAHRVLRAPALANSLQKLLFTGTKRARRKAASLARVFQRCEHSSSLSSGQGSRDAGFGGEVSVSMSISVPVV
- the LOC124936732 gene encoding BES1/BZR1 homolog protein 4-like produces the protein MTSGSRLPTWRERENNKRRERRRRAIAAKIYTGLRMYGNYKLPKHCDNNEVLKALCREAGWIVEEDGTTYRKGCKPAENMDIIGLSANASPCSSSYQPSPASSSIPSPIASHYAAYANGDADPNSLIPWLKKLSSGSSSSSLHQLPNQFFIHGGSISAPVTPPLSSPTARTPRMDTWAEQHFAFLPSSTPQSPGRQTPPDSGWMSGAQTPIDGPASPTISLVSSNPFGFKEGMSGAGSRMWTPGQSGTCSPAVGGAGYDRIMGDVIMSDEFAFGNNAFGLVNAWEGEKIHEECGADDLELTLGNSNTR